From Deinococcus aquaticus, one genomic window encodes:
- a CDS encoding Sir2 family NAD-dependent protein deacetylase has product MDLAAARAALQAASRVAVLTGAGVSAESGIPTFRDAQTGHWARFKPQDLASPPAYRRDPEMVWEWYAGRYRDVLAAQPNEAHHLLARLEREKGAGFFLATQNVDGLHHRAGSGTHGGTVVELHGNLLSARDEVTGEIHPLAAPAELVTPPTSPLGNRMRPNVVWFGELLPEDALEAAQDAFAAAQVALVIGTSGAVYPAAGLAAETLRRGGIAIEINPTDTEISHQMTFAVRDVASRGLAALLE; this is encoded by the coding sequence ATGGATCTCGCTGCTGCCCGCGCCGCCCTGCAAGCCGCCTCTCGCGTTGCTGTGCTGACCGGCGCGGGCGTCAGTGCCGAGAGCGGCATTCCCACCTTCCGGGACGCGCAGACCGGCCACTGGGCGCGCTTCAAACCTCAGGATCTCGCCAGTCCGCCCGCGTACCGCCGCGACCCGGAGATGGTGTGGGAGTGGTACGCGGGCCGCTACCGGGACGTGCTGGCCGCGCAGCCGAACGAGGCTCACCACCTGCTCGCCCGGCTGGAGCGCGAGAAGGGCGCGGGCTTCTTCCTCGCCACGCAGAACGTGGATGGCCTGCACCACCGCGCGGGCAGCGGTACGCACGGCGGCACGGTCGTGGAACTGCACGGCAACCTCCTCAGCGCCCGGGACGAGGTGACGGGCGAAATCCACCCCCTCGCCGCGCCCGCCGAACTGGTCACGCCGCCCACCTCGCCGCTCGGGAACCGCATGCGGCCCAACGTCGTCTGGTTCGGCGAACTCCTGCCCGAGGACGCCCTGGAAGCCGCGCAGGACGCCTTCGCCGCCGCCCAGGTCGCGCTGGTCATCGGCACCAGCGGGGCCGTGTACCCCGCCGCCGGACTGGCCGCCGAGACGCTGCGGCGCGGCGGGATCGCCATCGAGATCAACCCTACCGACACCGAGATCTCGCACCAGATGACCTTCGCCGTGCGGGACGTCGCGTCACGCGGACTCGCCGCGCTGCTCGAATGA